CGTCGCCGCTCACGACAACCCGGACCGGCGTGTCCGCCGCGCCGTACGTGACCGCATTGGTCACCAGGTTGGAAAGCAGCTGCTGCAGCCGCGCGCCGTCCCAGGCGCCCTTCAGGTTGCCATGGGCGGTGAATTCGATGCGGTGGCCGGGGTGGGCGGCGCGCAGCTGGTCCACGGCATCGCCAAACACCTGTGCCAGGTCGATCGCGGCGGGCGCGATGTTGATGCCCAGGCCAAGCTTGGTCCGGTTGAAATCGCACAGGTCGTCCAGCAGCGCATTCATGCGGGCGCCGCTGCGGATCAGCCGGGTCGCGGCTTCCGACACCTTATCCCCGGCGTTCAGCGCGGCCAGGAACTGGGCGGTGGTCTGGATGGTTTGCAGCGGGCTGCGCATGTCGTGCCCCAGCATGCCGAGCAGCAGGTTGCGCGCCTGCTCGACCTGCGCATCGAAATACCCGACGGATTCCGTGACGGCCTGGTCGATGGCCTCGTTGAAGCGGATCATGTCGTCGAAATCCGATGGCCCCGGTTGGCCGTCATCGATCCACAGCCGCAGCACGCTGGCACGCAGGGCCCGGTATTCGCTGACCATCTGGTTGATGTTGAAGCCATGGCGTGCCCGCAGCAGCGCGTGGGTCTGGGCCGCGGTTGCCGGAGCGCCG
The window above is part of the Cupriavidus taiwanensis LMG 19424 genome. Proteins encoded here:
- a CDS encoding sensor histidine kinase, whose protein sequence is MRLAEFILRDMSRILTEWEAFAATIMPAARHMDAPALRDHAQQILHAVVKDLSTPQTRHVQREKSMGRLPHPPGAPATAAQTHALLRARHGFNINQMVSEYRALRASVLRLWIDDGQPGPSDFDDMIRFNEAIDQAVTESVGYFDAQVEQARNLLLGMLGHDMRSPLQTIQTTAQFLAALNAGDKVSEAATRLIRSGARMNALLDDLCDFNRTKLGLGINIAPAAIDLAQVFGDAVDQLRAAHPGHRIEFTAHGNLKGAWDGARLQQLLSNLVTNAVTYGAADTPVRVVVSGDDAEVRAAVWNSGPPIDPQTMSQIFDPLKRGDDPDDKNAPGLGLGLYIASEIAKAHHGLIEARSDAAGTVFEVRLPRQP